ttcgtctcccagggtctcatttctctctactattcccctatgttccactcgcacaccccctctcacacagagatgtcttgtgctccttaggtatgagaagctacgactgttcctcttaaatatctctttctcacacataAACACAAACTCTGTGTCCTagggtctcatatctctccaccattctcttgtatgtcgctcacacacactctctccccCTAGAGATATCTCGCGTTCCATTTTCCCCAAACATCATGCTTCTCGACTGGGGATGATGCCTCGAAAGGTGgtactgctttgctcgatgcgtgCTCTGTCAATATGCATTTTGTCAagcgtgtcctcgtagatgaggttgaGCCCACTAccgccatccatgagcactttggtaagTCGGAAGCCTTCCAGAATTGGGTTTAAGACCAAGGCGGTGggtgctcggactgatcgggTCCTTGGTTCGTCGGCGGCGGTGAAAGTTATTGCCGCGTCGTTCTATGGACTCGTTGCGGCTGCTTGGTTAATTTCGACGAGGTCCCGAAGAGCCCTTTTGCGCCGATTATTTGAAgagaaggtctcgaagaccgtaaaGATATTAAGATCATCATCCTCCGGAGAATGCTTCTCTGGAGTAGCGGTGGTGAGGATAGCCTCGCCGCTTTTAGCCACCttccggagtacccaacatgctcgaagGATGTGAGTTTGTTCGGTGCTCAGCGTTGTATGTATCTGACAGGGTTTATCTAGGAGTTCATCAAGAACGGACCTCTGTCCCGCGAAGGGTTTGTTTTTCTTGCCGACGGGCTTATGATCGGATGCCTCGTAAGGGTGTACCCGTTTTGCCGGGGCAGTGCACTGCTTAAAGGCAGCGGGTTCCAATTGGGTTTTTTGGGCCTTCCATGTGCTTTCCATCGTGCAGTACTTCCGTACTACGTGCGATAGTTCTGTGAAATTCTGTATGTGACGGCGGTCGAGGGCATTCTGAATTCCCTCATCGGTGCAATTGTGATGAAAAACCGAGACCGCATCATCGTCgcagcaatctttaatcttgtttttaacaagtaaaaacctggcccaaaagtgatggaccatTTCCTGAGGTTGCTGTCGTACATACGTCATGTCAGATATGTGTGGAGGGCCTAAATTTCTTGGAGAATATTGATTGTGGTGGGCGGGTTGGCTAAAACTTGAATCCCAGCCCAAATTTGTGTTTGGAGCTTGTTAAATCTCTGAGGTCACCGGTTCGGGTCTGGGAAGATCCAAGCGCTCCCCGGACCCTAAGTCCAACCCTGAGTTTGGGGGACGCGGGATCTCCTCAGAAGGAAGAGTATCCGGTTCAATGGGTTTGGAGATCCGAGCATAGCTAGTTTTCAACTTAGGGGAAGATGTGTTCTTGTCTCGTTCCTCGACGAGCACCACCAGGTGAGTGATCGGTGGGAGATTGATTTCCCTATTGttgggtttaagcccgatccgatcataatCCGTTGAAatccccagggcggcgatgcgatctagcagcTCATTCAAGGACGAGATGTCTGTCGGATCCATCTTTTCGGAGTGTTCGAGACCGATGCGGAGGTGATGCCTGGCGATCGCGGGGGGCACCGTCGGCTTGATGGCCGTGTGGGTGCCCATGGTGAAACCGCCGAGCTGGAGGACCTGTCCCGAAGTTAGGCTGCTCCCAGAAGTGATATTTTTGTTGATGACAAGGCGAACCATCGATCCTTCTATCGACAACacaaaggaactctcaatgaaagcaccaatgtcggtgtcaaaaccggagatcttgggtagggggtccctaactgtgcatctgaggatcaatggtaacaagggacgATGGGGGCACGATgattacccaggttcgggccctcttaaaggaggtaaaaccctacgtcctgcttgattgtattcaatgagtataggggttacaagagttgatctacctcaagatcgtaacggctaaaccctagctgtctagcctatgagaattctgatcgcccctacggactaaaccctccggtttatatacacaccggagggacctagggttgtacaaagttggtttgcagaggaaggaaatacatccggataccAAAACTTGCCGTTCACGCATATAGGAGTCCTACCCAGACACGGGGGATAATCTTCAGCTTCTATCTTCatggcccaccagtccggcctaTATTAAATAGGCCGggcacccgaggaccccctaatccaggactccctcagccgcaGCCTTCTTCACGGTGCTAAACAAAGTGGAGCCGGAGCCGGTGACGAGCACCTCCGCTCGGGGGCAGAGGTCCGTCACGTCATCGGAGATGCCACAACAGAGGGGAAGGGGTGAGTCGGCGATGTCGAGCACCTTGCTGGGGTACTCGTCAGCGTCGAGCACGCCGAAGGGGACGATGAGCGAGCTGGCAAGGTTGGCCGACGCCGCGCCGGGCGCGGGGATCGCGCAGTGCATGAAGTGCTCGCCAAAGTCGGTCGAAGGCCCCGTCTGGAACATGTCTCCGGCCGGGACCTCaagctgccccacggtgggcaccaactatTGTGGTGGGTTCACGGCAGATGCCATGGGATGGCTAAAAAGAGGGACAGGCAAGAGGGCACCGATGGGCTCCAGAGGCAAGGTTGGTACGAGCGAGCGTGAGATGCAAGacgtacccaggttcggggctctccgcagagataacacccctagtcctgctgagtgtggtttatatgtggatgatacaggcttgctccttgagctgttttggGGAGGAAGGAAGATAGGCCAATGCGTAGGCTGCTCTTTCTCCGTACGGGTGTTCTAGTTCTACTCCTTTTCGCCCTTTGCACGGAGGGGCACCGGGGGGTCTTATAGGCTGCCCCCTGAGGTAAAGTTACAAGGGCGCGGGGTCGGGATGTTAGTGTCCAGGAGCCGGTAGTGGGGGCCGTCGGGGCGCCGGGTCTGCCCAATCCGGTGGGTGTGGGATTCGCCGGGTCCGTCGGATGCGGGCCGTACCGGGCCCACCGGATGCGGGTACGGCCGGCTGATGGTCACTGTAGGCACGCCGTGTCGAACATCATGGGACAGTCGCACCGTCTTGCTATAGGGCCGCGCCACTGAGACGCCGCCCGGGCCGTGCGGTGGCTTGGTCGGCACGACCGCCGTGCCCGCTAGGGGCTGGCATAAAGAGGGGCGTATTGTAGCCATGCTCGTTTGTCGATGGAGGTCGGTCTTGCAAGGATCGGTCGGCATGCGCCAGCCCGCTTGGCTGGGCCGCTGCGCCTGGCCGGGTTGAGCTGGGAACCCGGCTAGGGGCGAGCCGGATTAACGGGCGTTGCCGGCCCCGACGTTTTTGAAAAAGATCCTGGTTCCGTTGCCTGCTCGGGGTCTATCCCCCCGACAAGCGGCGAAAGAAAGGCAGGGGTGCTTTGAGATTTATTTTCACATGTAACAACTTCTAGAGATGGTCCAATGATTTGGAGCGTGCGGTTTGGGTCATATAAGATTTTTTCCCACTCACAGAGAGGGAGGGGGAAGGCAGGTGATTTTTTATACTAGgtatgtgcccgtgcgttgccatgGGGGTCAAATATCTTTTATCTCCATAATTTGGTAGGATAGGTCATGCATGGTAAGTAAATTAATATGGTTGAGCAGCATACGGGAAGGTGCGGTGAAATATGGTGTGGAATGGAATGGTGTAGTTCTACGTTATTGGAAAAAGGTAAGTCCATTAAGATGGAGTTCATGTAGTGCAGCAAAAGGTAAGTAAGTTAATATGATCGAGTGGCATATATGGAAGGTGTGGCCAAATATGACATGGTGGGGAAAAATGACTGGATGAAAAAAAATCGTTGGAGGAGGAGGGGAAACCGGTTGGCGAAGAGTTCTGCTTGGCAGGAAAAGGAACGCTACTTATTTTTAAGTAGTATATAGAGATAGAGATTGAGAAGAGCACCTCCAGCAGTTCTCTCGAAAATCTCTCCCTGCTGTAAGTGCAATGCACGTCAATGTTTGGTACTCCCTCTGATCCGGATATGGCGGGGCCAGATTTGGAGCTTCTAATGGTGGTCGGCCGGTGGGGTACAATTTTTGGGTTAGTGGAGAGGGGATCCATGCTCCCATAGCATGCTCCTCGCTTGGGAGGTTTGGTCTGTGGGCTTGCAGGGACCGGTGTTTTCTTAGAGTGGCATGCTTTCCTACGAAGATGTGGGACTTCAGTTAAAGTTGCGCAAGGCCTTCGCCGTTGCGGGCAACGATGAGTCTGTGGACATCGTTCTCCTCCTCTGAGGAATTGCTTCCATGCCTATCATCTCTAGGTCTTCCGACAACCTCATTTTTGCTGTGGTCGCTCTCCCTCAACGTCCACCTGTGCGGTGCCCTTGTGTGTGCACCGATGCCAATGTTCTCTCTAGAACCCTCGTGATGCCGCAGGTTTATCTCATTGTATTGTTGGCTTATTTTAGACAACGTGCTTCTTGGTTGGGAAGGTCATCCCAGGACCTGGGGGGTTGCTAGGATCGTTACCATGCCACAAGGGTCGCTGGAGGTATCATCCACTTGCCAAGGTCCATTGAGTGTGATAAGTGGTTGTCTACAATCATCTCTAAGTTTGGAGGTTGGGCATCAACGAAAGCCTAGCAGGACCTTGTTCTTATCAGTGATGACGTTCATGGATGTTGTTCTTCTCCTTGGGGACGTTGTTTTATCCGCCCCTCCTCCTTCAAACTACTACTTTCTTGTACAACCTGGATCATCGCTTCGTGCCCCGAGCTCTTCGAAGATTTGTGCTCATTGTCAGGATCAAGTGGGCTCCCTTAGTTCTTGTGCTTAGTATCGCCTTGCTTGGTTTCTATTTATTGGGTCTCCTGCTTGGCCCCTTTGTACTTATATTGTAAAGCTGGAATCCCCAACATGGTTGGTGTGCGTGTGAGCTACCTTTATATGTTGTTCGGGCGTTGCTTTATTTATTAAGTAGgacgaaagcctttttcggtaagaGAAGTTCATCATGTGAAAAAGTGGTGGGAGTAATCATCAGTGTACGCATAACCAAACAACCAAACTTTGTATCTAGGAAGCACAAACATATAACCAAACTCGGTGCTTATGTTTCTGCTCTCATGTAACTTGTGACTTTGTGGGCAACCAAACAAGATGCACCACATGGACAAGAGGTTGCATTACCCCATACACACTCAATCGAgacactttctgaggaaacacAAAAAATAGCACGGCAATCAAACACACCATAAGCTTTTCTGCACTAGTATAACTACCACACATCTTAACAGAAGATTAAGATTATCCTCTCGGATGCTCTTTGTTGCCATATTTTTCGCACATGCGCATAGATACACATATACGATTCGTCCATCGATGGAGCAACAAGCTTATTCACGCTCGAGCTATTTATAAAGTTACACAACCACTTCAGGATATTCAGTCGGGCAGTAGTGGTACGGCCCTAAGACAGTCTCTAAGTTGCACTCCTCCCGCCCGACGATGCCCGCGATGAACTCCCTCGTCAACTTTTTGCATCTGGACATGTCCTCCTGGAGGAGGCTGCCCTTAACCACACCCTCCTTAGTCACCCTCCCATCCATGAGGATGTGCAGCACCTCGCACCGGCAGAACTTCGGGACCTTGGACAGCTCGTCGCAGCACCGCCTCTTCTCCCTCTCGGCGGAGAGGTAGTAGCCGCATGTTTGTCTGACCGCGTACTCGGCGCAGGCGTTAAGCGACTCGTATGTGATCTCCCGCCCTGGAACGCATTGTTCCCTGAAGCTGGCCGACGCCGCGGCAAGTACGGCGAGCAGGATGGCGGTGGAGAGGATGAGCTGGTGCTTGAACGCCATTCTCAGCTCGTCCTTTTCAAGTAGACGGGTTGTTGTTGGATCTTGGCTAGATGTATTGCATGTATATATACTGAGAGAAAGGAAGAGCGATAATCTTTTGCATAGTGGGCACTCATGTGCTTTTTGCCCTTTTTGCTTTCGTTGGAGTCCCGCGTAATGGAAACTTGGTTGTCATGTACGATAAAAGGCTAACTAATTAATCTTTTTGATAACAGAATCTGTTCAAGTACGATAAAAGACTCATGTGAGAAGATCATGCTTCAAGTAAACCATTATTTCGTTTATGTGTGGATCGAGATCATGCTTGTTAAACCAACCaaattttgtttttatttgcATTCAGCAATCATGTGAGAAGATGAGAACATTTTTATACACCTAGTAGAATTTGGAGCTTTATGGCAACATAATTTGGAGGAAAATACGGGTTGGGATTTGAGTGGAAGAATGGCCAGATTTGCTGCCACTGGGTTCCTAACTTTCTCAGCGTGCAAGGCATGACTTATCTTATCACATGTGTGATCAATAGTTGTATCCATGATTTATACGGCATTATTTTCTTCTATGTTTACTTCTTATGTGATCCAACACTAACACTTCGTGTGAACTTTCATTTGGTTTCGTATGTGGAGATCAATGAGGAAAAATTATACACTTGAATTTGCTAACACAACGGGAACCCAATATATGGATGTAATCAATGTGTATAGGTcaatattgtagaaatcatcttCACGGGATGGATCCTAAAAGCCATCCACATATTAGAGAACATCAGGAACAACTAGAGGCTAAAGCGTGCTTCGTTGTGACATTCTTCTGTTGTGGCGTTCGCATTTTTCCCTTTCCTGAGAGTATTGTTTTTTGGTGTTGTGTTACGGGGTTAGTTGTGTTGAGCTAGGCTTTAGTTAGGTTGGATGAGTTCTTATTTTCCTTTGCATTTGTTGCGTCATTCGCGTCCATTCAATGTTGTACGACCTTTTTGATTTTGATACATATAAGATGTCCTACGGATAATGCAAATCGAAACTATTTGATGTCCGACTCATGCCTATAAGACCGATCGATCGAAATACTCCAAGACTCCACCTTTGTCATATATTCCATATATCACATTAGATAGATATCATATTCATGGAATACGATTCACTTTCAAGATGCCTTGATGGTGAAATGGTAGACACGCAAGACTCAAACACGAGGGCAATCTCAGAAAAATAGGAAGGCACGAGGAGAAGGGTGTTGTGCGGTGTGCAACTCTCATGGTCTTACACATTCGTCTTGGTTGTAAGGTGTCATGGGGGTCTTTGATGACGTTTGTATTTACTCTCGCCAAGTGTTGTTGTTTGGGCGTGATGGTGTTCTATAAGCGTCGCGGGCTGCACTGGACCATAGCAATGCCATGACCCTTGAGTGTGGGCTTGACAGCCTCCCCAACCAGCTCACCAACTTATGTGTGGGGCCCAAGCGTCGCTCCGCAGCGATCGTGCACCACTGCATTTCCAGGGAGCTTAGTAAACATAATTATACTTAACACATAAAGTGTCGAAAGTGCTATTGTGAGCTCGAGCTCAGATGATCTCGAATGAACagtaaaattcaaaaaaatagtgAAAAAATATTAAATATTTTGGAAAGAAACATTGATATTTTTTCTACATGCATGCAAATTTTTGAGACATAATAACATTTGTGGAGGCGTGGACAAAAAAAACAACTCCAAAATGCTTCCAAAACACTCTTTTTCGAGCATCGTTTTTTTTGCACACAACTCCACAAATGTGATTTCATCATGAAATTTTGCATGCATGTAGAAAAAACATCAACGTTTCttaaaaaaaatcagattttctttttgagctttttttcaatttttttgggTTTACTGTTCATTCAAGATCATGTGAGCTCGGGCTCACATACTCCACGTTCCACAAAGTGTTGCCTATATATGGTGAAGTGGGGACATGAAGAATAGAACTGAAACTAAATGCAGCTGCACATTTTTAACCAAAAGAGAGCAATGAACAGAGTGAACTTGGCTAGCATCTGATTTACAAAATAAAAATGTATGTATACATTATGTCCGTTTCAGCACAACACTGCATCATCTTCACTAACCATTCTTAAGGCTTCAGATGACCAAGTAGGTGAAAAGTTTTGAGAGAAAAAAATCTTGTATGCAATGGACTGTTACAGCTAAGTCCCGGTAACTTCTAAAATGCTAACATTACAACATAATTGGCTCAACCAAAGTAGAATTTCCACTTAAGAACATGGCAATAGAAATATCTGGACATGGAAATCATGTCAAGCCCATTGAAAACAATAGTGTTGTACAACAAGTATAATGAAAGTTACACACAGGTATTTTGTAACTTTTTTTTAGAACGGAGACGCAAGAAGCGTCcgactttaaattaataaagcccacCAACAGGCAGCATCCAAGTTCGAAACACACAAACAAACCAACCAGAGCCGAGGCCCAAGTCTTAATACATGCAACCGGCCGAAGCCTGAAATAAAAGGAAGGAAGTCTAAACAGCCGGCGAGAAGGAGTAGAACTCCCACAAAACAACCATGGGGATCATTGTCGAGCAGCTATCTGAATGGTGTGGATCCTCTCAATGGCTTCTTCCATCCGCTTAGTGTCCCGCCGTTTCCCCAACGGCATCCAAGTCTAAAGGAACAAATGACATTTGAAACTAATGTCAGCAGGATGGGAAGGGAACTTGTGTTCAATAGTAATCTTGTTACGGGTGGTCCAGAGGGACCACAACAGCGCCTCTACGCAACGCCAAAGGACTCGAGGGAAACCACCCCTATGGGCGCTGAGAATGGCGAGCAACTCCCCACCGGAGTGAGGGTTCCAGTTTTGGGCAAATTCTTCCCGGACCGCGCTCCAAGCAAAACGATCTAGGTGACAGTTAAACAAAATGTGGTTGGcatcctcgtgggccccacagACCGCACAGGAGCCGTCTAACGGTATGTTTCTCTTGGCCACGTTGTTGGAAGAGGGGAGCCGGTCGCGGAACATTTGCCACAAGAACACCTTGATTTTGAGGGGGATGGCCACTTTCCACAGCCCCCTAGCTATGTCAAGGGTTAGGCCCTCCGTTAACTTGGCGTAAAGCGACTTTACCAAAAATTTCCTGGAATTTGTGAGTGACCAAGAGACAACATCGTGCTAAGAGTTCAGCACTATACCGGACAACGTGAGGCACAACCCCTCCCAGGACGCGCGCTCTGTGTCAGTAAGAGGTCGCGAGAAAGAAACAGCGGGCGTTGAGGATCTCAGCGCGTCTGCTACTAGAATATCGGTGTTAGTGGCTAGGCGGTAAAGCGGCATGTGGCTTTGCCACAATGGTTCGGATCCGCACCAGGAATCAAGCTAGAAGCGAGTTGACCTACCGTTGTTAACTCGAAACTGAGCGCCTAGCAAAAAAGCCGGCTTGACCGCCTGATCCCATTCCAGAAGGTCGAGCCTTTGGCTTTGGAAGTGAGGAAGTTTCCGTCGGGGAAGTATTTTGCCCTAAGGATCTCTGCCCAGAGCCCCTGCTCATTTTGTGAGAGCTTCCATACCCACTTCGTAAGCAGGGCCACGTTCATCAGTTTGGAATTAAGGATCCATAGCCCTCCAAACTTTTTGGGTCTGCAAACCGTGGCCCACTTAACTAGGTGGTACTTCTTTTTGGTCCATGTTCCTTCCCAGAAGAACTTAGACCTAGGAGTGTCAAGCTTGGCATGGACACCATCAGCGAGGAGGAACATCCCCATGGTAAACATGGGAAGCGAGGAGAGGCTAGTGTTAGTTAGGATGAGCCTAGCGATGGAAGACATGAACCTACCGCGCCAAGGGCTGACCCTGTTCGCTACCTTACCATAAAGGGGGCTCCCAATCATGAATGGATATGTGTTTATCCGAGATCGGGAGGCCCAGGTACCTAATTGGGAAGCTCCCTAGCTTGCAATTAAGCAGGTTGGCGACACGGTTCGCCTCCGAATCAGCCATCCCAATGGCGATAACCTCGCTCTTAAGGAAGTTGATCTTGAGGCCCAAGATCACTTCAAAAGCTAAGAGGATGAGCTTGATGGAAGCAATGATGTGATCGTCAGGCTCGAAAACCGGCATCGTGTCGTCCGCGTATTGGAGATGCGTAACACCACCCAGGATGAGGTCAGAGACCACACCGCGGATATGCCCGACACCCTTCGCCTTATCGATAATGGCCGAGAGGGCGTCCGCCACAAGGTTAAAGATCAAGGGGGAGATAGGGCCCCCTTTTATTAGGCCACACTTGTTGCGGAAGAAGTTCCCTACTTCTCTGTTGATTGACACAGCAGTCTTGCCCCCGGAGACCAGATGCATGATGTGGTGCACAAAACCTGATTCGAAGCCCTTCCAAATCAGAACCTCACGGATGAAATCCCAGTTCACTCGATTGTAGGCTTTCTCGAAATCTAGTTTGAggagtgagggagtcctagattagggggtcctcggatagccggactatatcctttggccggactgttggactatgaagatacaagattgaagacttcgacccgtgtccggatgggactctccttggcttggaaggcaagcttggcaatacggatatgtagatctcctcccttgtaaccgactctgtgtaaccctagcccccttcggtgtatatataagccggagggtttagtccgtagaacaacaacaatcatacaataggctagcttctagggtttagcctctacgatctcgtggtagatcaactcttgtaatactcatatcaccaagatcaatcaagcaggaagtagggtattacgtccatcgagagggcccgaacctgggtaaacatcgtgtcccccgcctcgtgttaccatccgccttagacgcacagtacgggaccccctacccgagatccgccggttttgacaccgacattggtgctttcattgagagttccactatgctgtgaccataaggcttgatggctccttcaatcatcggcaacgatgcgatccagggtgaggttttcctccccggacagatcttcgtattcggcggcttcgcactgcgggccaactcgcttggccatctggagcagatcgagagctacgcccgtGGCCATCAGCTCaagtttggaaacttgaactatactgccgacatccacggagacttgatcttcgacggattcgagcccatgtcaggtgcgccgcacgatcacgacgagcatgatttagctctgccgtcggactaTGTTTAGGAGATCACACCTGTAACTACTCCGGCGTTCAATCCGGAacagattgcgccatccgaggacgggtggatagaccccgccatggaggccgcactctcagtggcgatagagccgaatactgacttcacccctTACGAGAGCCAtgttgccgaaccattggattcgtccccggccacgggctccgagctgcctgcgtccgtgcccatcgaatccgattgggcaccgatcatggagtttacctctgcggatatctttcagcactcgccttttggcgatgtgctaaattcattaaggtctctctcct
This genomic window from Aegilops tauschii subsp. strangulata cultivar AL8/78 chromosome 4, Aet v6.0, whole genome shotgun sequence contains:
- the LOC109733617 gene encoding trypsin/alpha-amylase inhibitor CMX1/CMX3-like; its protein translation is MAFKHQLILSTAILLAVLAAASASFREQCVPGREITYESLNACAEYAVRQTCGYYLSAEREKRRCCDELSKVPKFCRCEVLHILMDGRVTKEGVVKGSLLQEDMSRCKKLTREFIAGIVGREECNLETVLGPYHYCPTEYPEVVV
- the LOC141021931 gene encoding uncharacterized protein, whose product is MHLVSGGKTAVSINREVGNFFRNKCGLIKGGPISPLIFNLVADALSAIIDKAKGVGHIRGVVSDLILGGVTHLQYADDTMPVFEPDDHIIASIKLILLAFEVILGLKINFLKSEVIAIGMADSEANRVANLLNCKLGSFPIRYLGLPISDKHISIHDWEPPLW